One window of Bacteroidales bacterium genomic DNA carries:
- a CDS encoding TusE/DsrC/DsvC family sulfur relay protein gives MANKTYAGITVDVTDEGYFTNPSQWTKEIAIEIAKEEGVVLTEKHFLVLNYLRERFAKGEALSIRGINKSGIVDVKDFYQMFPGAPLKKSTKIAGIPKPESCV, from the coding sequence ATGGCAAATAAAACTTATGCAGGCATCACGGTTGACGTCACTGATGAAGGATACTTCACTAATCCATCTCAATGGACAAAGGAAATTGCAATAGAAATTGCAAAAGAAGAAGGAGTTGTACTGACCGAAAAGCATTTTTTGGTCCTTAATTATCTACGGGAAAGATTTGCTAAGGGCGAAGCGCTTTCTATCCGCGGCATCAATAAATCCGGTATCGTTGATGTGAAAGATTTTTACCAGATGTTTCCCGGAGCACCATTAAAAAAATCCACAAAAATAGCCGGCATTCCGAAACC
- a CDS encoding DUF1641 domain-containing protein produces MSEEIIQAQIDAINQKLDLILEEVYAQRESRQSLQDLADDAYIIGKDVFKNTVIQLDKAGVEVDPDALAGIGLKLIRNIGNINEFLEVLESINDFLKDVSPIIHQVGLDAISKLNELEKRGYIDFFRELSRSLDNIVTHFKAEDIKALSDNIVFIMETFRNLTQPDMLKAINNALAIYKNLDMENIEEYSLFKALMQFRKPEMKKGIGFMITFLKRLNEIQPENSQVKQ; encoded by the coding sequence ATGTCAGAAGAAATTATTCAGGCCCAAATCGATGCGATCAACCAAAAGCTGGATCTTATCCTGGAAGAGGTATATGCCCAGCGGGAATCGCGTCAGTCGTTACAAGACCTGGCCGATGATGCTTATATCATAGGGAAGGATGTTTTTAAAAACACAGTAATACAGCTGGATAAAGCAGGGGTGGAAGTTGACCCGGATGCGCTGGCAGGGATTGGCTTGAAGCTGATCAGAAATATTGGCAATATAAATGAGTTTCTGGAAGTACTCGAGAGTATCAATGACTTCCTGAAAGATGTCAGCCCGATCATTCACCAGGTGGGTCTCGATGCGATAAGCAAGCTGAATGAACTGGAAAAAAGAGGTTATATCGACTTTTTCCGCGAGCTCAGCAGGTCGCTCGATAACATCGTCACCCATTTTAAGGCAGAAGATATCAAAGCACTGTCCGACAATATCGTTTTCATTATGGAAACTTTCAGGAACCTCACCCAGCCTGACATGTTGAAAGCTATTAATAATGCTTTGGCTATTTATAAAAATCTTGATATGGAAAATATTGAGGAGTACTCTCTTTTCAAGGCATTAATGCAATTCCGGAAGCCGGAAATGAAAAAAGGGATAGGATTCATGATCACTTTCCTGAAACGGTTGAACGAAATACAACCCGAAAATTCCCAAGTAAAGCAGTAA